The region GTATCGAAGAAGATGATGCACAGCTTGAAGATGAGGTGTTCGAGGGGCAGACATGAATTGGCTGAGGCAATTGACAGCAAACGTGATGTCTGGCCGTGACAAAGTGAGGTAGAGGAGGCGACCAATTAATTGTCTGTAATGAGAGGGATTGTCAAGTGCTTGTCCATTGTCATTGTCGAGTTTGAGCTTAGGATCCATGGGAGTCTTGCTCGGTTTGCAGCCTGTGTAACCCGTGTCTTCAAGGAGCTGTAAAGTATACTTTCGCTGTGAAAGAAACAGGTTGGTCTTCGTGCGTGCTATTTCGAATCCCAGAAAGTATTGCAGGTTTCCAAGAGTTTTCAGCTTGAATTTTTGATGGAGTGAATCTTGTAGCTGGTGTAAAGCAGTGATGTTGGGCCCTGTGATGActatgtcgtccacgtatacaaGTAGAGCAATGAAAGAGTCTGCGGTGCCTCTTGTGAATAAGGTGTAATCAGCCTGTGATTGCTTGAAACCTTCTTGTAGTAAGGCATCCGTGAGCTTCTTGTACCATTGTCTGGACgattgtttaagtccatagatggacttgTGTAGTTTGCAGACTAAATGAGAACCTGCATTAGAAGATGTAGGCAGAGTTAATCCCTTAGGTAAAGACATGTATACCTCTTCATTGAGGTCACCGTTTAGGAAGGCATTATTAATGTCTAATTGTAGGATATGCCACTGTTTAATAGTAGAAATAGCAAGCAATAATTTGAGTGTGACCATTTTAGCAACAGGGGAAAATGTATCAAAGAAATCCAGCCCTTCTTGTTGCGTGAAACCTTGAGCAACAAGACGGGCCTTGTACCGCTCTATGCTGCCATCACTGTTGTATTTGATTTTATAAATCCATCTGCATCCAATTGCTCTTTTGTTGTGAGGCAGCTCTGTGACAGTCCAAGTTTTGTTAGTGATGAGAGCACTCAATTCTTGTTGCATTGCTTTCACCCAATGGTCATATTGCATAGCTTCTGAGTAGTGTTGTGGTTCGTCGTTGGATGATACTGCAaagatgaaatttttgtaagaaTCTGACAAATGAGAATATGAAACAAATTTTGATAATGGATGAGGAGTTGAGGAGTTGTCTTGTATAATCGAAGAGCATTCAAAATCTCTCAGGTATGCTGGTGGTTTGATAGCTCTGCTGGATCGTCTAAGTATAGGAGGCTCGGGATCATGTTGAAAAGAATCTGGAATGTTTGTGGCTGCTTCAGATTCCAGTTCCAGTTGTGTAGCATCAATACCAATATCATGTTCCTGAAAAGAAGTGTGCATAGTAGTACTAGGCAAAGATGGAAATTCACAACAGGTATAATCAGTAATATTAGGATTAGGAAGCACTAGTTTTGAAAAAGGATCAAGATAAGAAGTTTCAGTGTTGAGCTTATGAAAAGGAAAGATATTTTCATAAAATACAACATTCCGAGAAATAAAAATCTGTTTGGTATTAATGTCATAGAGTTTGTAACCTTTAACTCCTTGGGGATATCCTATGAAAACACATGTCCTAGCCCTTGGTGAAAATTTGTTTCGGTGTGCAGATAATGTTGAGGCAAAAGCTAAACACCCAAAACTTCTCAAGTGATCATATAGAGGTGCTTTATGAAATAGcaattcaaaaggagtttttcCTTTCAGCAGAGGTGTAGGAGTTCTGTTAATCAAATATGCAGAAGATAATATACATTCAGACCAGAATTTAATAGGAACTTTAGCTTGAAAATATAGTGCTCGAGCTACATTGAGCAAGTGTTGATGTTTCCTTTCAGCAATAGCATTTTGCTGTGGAGTTTCTACACATGTGAATTCATGTAAAATACCATGTTGAGAGAAAAGTTCTTTAAAAACAAGTTCAGGTGCATTATCTGATCTAAATGTCTTAAAACTGCAATGAAATTGAGTTTGAACATAGGATAGAAATTGTGGAACAATGGTTAAAGCATCAGATTTGAACTGCATTAAGTACACCCAAGTAaacctagagtaatcatcaaccAAAGTAAGGAAAAATCTGTGATTTGTGTGTGATGTGACATGGTATGGTCCCCAAACATCACAATGAACAAGCTCAAAAATTTTACTTGTAAATCTGGTTTTATTATTGAAAGCAAGTTTCTTTTGCTTAGCTTTAGGACAGATATAACATGGTTCAGATCTATGCAAAACAGAAGTATTACAAGGCAAAATGTTTTTGAGTAAATCTAATCTTTTATTTGACAGGTGACCAAGGCGAAAATGCCAAGTCTCAGCTGAAACAGAAAGTATAGGAGAATTAGTTGGTGCAGTATCAAGGATGTATAAACCGTTGATATTGTTACCCTTTCCAATTGTCTTCCTGTTGAGTTTGTCCTGTATACAGACAGAACTAGATGTAAAATGCATTACAATATCTGAATGGTTAGTAAGACAACTTACTGAAATGATATTGTATTTGAAATTTGGAGCATACAATACATTAGTAAGCACAAGATTATTCAAACAAACCGATCCACTTTGACACACAAAAACATAATCATTGTTTGGTAGAACTAGTTTGGTAGCTGCTGTATTACACAGAAATTGAAATAGTTTTATATTACCACATATATGCCGTGTAGCCCCGGAATCAATGATCCAAGAATCATTTAAAGGGAGCTGAGTATTATGAGATAAGATAATACCTGAGTTAACCATTGAAGTAGATGGTTCTCCAGCATGCATACCAGTGTGTTGAGTGCCTAGAAGATTCAGCAACTGTTGGTATTGACTGGTTGTCAACTGAGGCAAGATTGTGTGATTATCAGCAGAAGGAATGTTAGCAGAATCATTTGTCTGAATTTGATTGGCAGTGGCTTCAGGAGTCTTGTTTGGCTTGTGATATCCAGGCGGATACCCATGTATTTTGTAACAGCGTTCAATAGTGTGTCCGAGCATGTTACAATGACTGCAGAATGGTCTATTTCTTCTTGGTGGATGACCCTTAGAAGCTTGATTATCAGGTTTAGAACCATTATGTTTGTCTCCTTTAAACGCAAATGCCATGGCCTGGTTAGAATCTGAACCAACAGATGCATTTCCCTTTTGCAGTTCTTCTTGAGTCACAAGATGAAAGACTCTATTCACTTCGGGCAAGGGATCCATAAGCAGAATGCTCCCACGGACTTGTGAATAGGCATCTGAAAGTCCCATCAAAAACGACATGATGTACTCCATGCGATAGTGTTCTTGGAGCTTCTTGACTCCTCCACAAGTACATCCATGACAGCTGCAACTTGGCCTGTAGTTAGTCAATTCTTCCCATATAGTTTTCAGTTTAGTAAAATACATGCTTACTGTTTGATTTTCCTGTTTCAGATTCATCAAATCCTTCCTCAAATTAAAAATGTGAGGACCATTTCTTTGATGAAATCTAACTTGAAGATCAGACCAAATGGCTGTAGCAGATTCATCATACAGTATGCTAGATGATATATCCTTAGAAACAGAATTCAAAATCCAAGATATTACCATGTTATTATTTCTAATCCAAGCAGTATAGAGATTATGATCAGAAATTGAAGGTTTAGGGATAGAACCGTCAATAAATCCAATCTTGTTTTTGACAGAAATCGCAAGAAGCATAGCTCGGCTCCATGATACATAGTTTTCTTGCCCCGTGAGTGGTTGTGAGACGAGCGTGTTGCCTGGATTGTCTCCATGGTGCAAGAAATATGGATTCGCTGGATCTTCAAGGGGATTCTTGACTGCAGTGTAGGGAAGACTTTGAGTTGAAGGCGTTTGAGGATCGCTTTGGTCAGACGGAGAGTGAGGCTGGGGATCCGTTGACATTTTTGCAACTGAAGAAGATCAAAAACAGTTCAGCTACCGGAATGGATCGTCGGAATGAATGGAGGTGGAAAAAAGAATGCACAGCTTCGCTGGAACAAAGAAGAGGAGATGCAACGGAAAAGAAGACGAAGAACGGATCGTCGGAACGAGATGCACAGCTTCACCGGAACAGAGACACGGTTGGCCGGAGTGAGGATCGAATCTGGGAAAGCTTAACCTTCCCGCTCTGGTACCATATTGCGGAATGAGATCAAAGAGAGATGAAAGAAATCTTGATATCCAATTAAATTCAAAACTGAGAatgaacacatatatatataagtctCTGGAACAGAGTAACTAAATTTGGTTATAGCTGCATAACCAATCTAACTAAACGACAAAAAAAATGGTAACAAAACTAAAACTAATTAACAGAAATACAACAgaaataaataagataattaaactaatAATGCTAATTCCTAATAGCAAAATTCAAGACAAGGAAGCACGATGGTCTTGGGTTTATATTATAGAAGTTTTCATCCATTATTTTTTTCAAACCAATTTTCTTGGTGAGGGAGTGAAAAGTTGAATTCTGGATTGTTTGTACACAAGTCCAAAAAGGCAGATTAAACAACAAAGGAATCTTGGAAAAATCACTGTCAGAGGATGACAACTATATCTCCTATTGGTAGAATCAGAAATGTATTAGTATGTACATACATCATTATTTTTCCCCCAATGGAAACAACTGAAAAATGCAATGAAAAGatttattcttttttctttcagCTTTTATAAAGGACATTACTCAATTGATCCCATATTGATTTGATCCTAAGTTCCAACTTTATCACCCAGGTTTGTctagtattatttatttattgtccATAAGATCTGATCAGCTATATTTAACAACACCTACTAAATTTTTCACTCACTTTCTTTCAACATCCTTCACCCTTAAAATAACATGAGTTCTCTCTTTATTGACAAGGACCTAAGGAAATTACCCAATACAGTTCATGGCATTTTGCCTTTAGGAAGAGAAAAATCAATGGTCTGTAAAATGTGATCTATCACTATCCTGTATAATAACTAAAAACTATACTATACATATTGTCAAGCTAACCAAAAGAAAAGTGGGAGAAAaggcaaaaaagaaaaaagaagtcaAATACAAGCCTTCGCTGCTTTTTCACTTTCTCAAGACAAAGAACGAACAAACAGGAACATGGTATACATGGTGTTCTGTAACTAAGGAGAATGTACGCCAAGGTTAGCTCTCATGGGAACCCACTGTGGACGCCAAAAATGATTAAAATCAGATCAATACGTACATTAACACGACCCAAGTTGGTCCCTTCATCAAGATCTACACATATTACAAAGATGAAATCAATGGGACTGCCTTTGACAATTTCAATTCCTTTATAGATAAATTTCAAAAGCACTGATAATACAAAGATGGATATCAAACTTATGAAATAGTTCTGCTCTATTGATCTCAGAAAGCAATGGCAAAAGACAACAGGGCAAGCAAAACTTACGTAAGGTGTGAACTGTTATCAAATATTAGATCTGTATCTGTAGTTGATGAATTAAAACATTACCTACAGATTATCTCACACAATGAAAGATTGATTGTATTACTACAACTCACTAGCTCTGCTGGGCTGGATGCCGCCGAATATCAAACTTGTCAACGTACTCCAGAGGAGTGACAGTCTCATTCCTGACCCTCTTGATCTTAGGACTCAACAAGCCCCTGTGCCTAAAACCATACAGCTGAAGCACCTGGTTATCAGCAAAATTGAATGCCCTTTCCATACTGCTCAAGCACTTCTCAACCGGGTAATCTCCATAGCTCCCACAAGGCTTGCAGCCCACAAAATGGGTCACAAATGGCCATCTCTCATCTCCCAACCCTGGATGATACTTCTCTATCATCTCTTCATAACGATCAACTAAACCAGCCCAATAGCCATGTAAGTAGTATGAATTCTCAAGAAACACCTTATCCATCCATTGATCCTTCTGTGAAAGCAATAAGTATATCAATGCCGACTGATCATCTGCCTCAAAAGCCGGCCTTCCCTTGAGAAAGGCAGTCAAAACCCTCCCCGCCTCTTCTCGAATTGGACCCTTAGGACCCATTGGAGCCCAAGCATCGAGCAAATCCAGAGACCATTGACAATTCCTAAACAAAAAGCTACCAGTATTCAAAGCAATCCAAGATTTTTGTTCGAACATCAAATCAGGATACCCATGAACGACCAAATTATAATTATCATACTTAGAGAGTGGGATCTCAAACACCATATCAGTAAACAATGCATCACTATCCATCCACCAAATCCACTCAACTTCAGGATGGGATAACATCAAACGCCTAAGTAATGGCAATTTTGCCCAATACCCAGCAAGCTCCTTATCCAAATGAGCCAAATTATACACAATCTCAATCCCATGGAGCCTACAATAATCAATCTTATTCTTAATACCTTTCAGCAAATAATGATCCCCAATTGGGTTATCACAAGGCTTAGGCGGCGACCCAGTTACGAGCAAGATACGAGGCTTACCATTAACATAACTGGGGAACTCGGGATTGGAATCAAGCCAGGCTTTCCGCTCCTGGTTCCAATTTTCGATCTTGGGGCCAAGAGTGTATGTAACATTTGGATTGATCTCAGACTCGGCAAGCTCATCCGGGTCGTTGGGATCACCGTCGGATCGGATCTCGGCGAGGATCCGGTTCGTCTCTTCGACGATGTTCTGGTTGACGGCGTCGGTGTCGGAGCCGCCAAGGTTTCCGACGCCGATAGTT is a window of Humulus lupulus chromosome 4, drHumLupu1.1, whole genome shotgun sequence DNA encoding:
- the LOC133830645 gene encoding probable xyloglucan 6-xylosyltransferase 5 translates to MGHENFTAQKRSGGSGLPTTNTGSAVNGRSRGFGSLPRGRQIQKTFNNIKITILCGFVTILVLRGTIGVGNLGGSDTDAVNQNIVEETNRILAEIRSDGDPNDPDELAESEINPNVTYTLGPKIENWNQERKAWLDSNPEFPSYVNGKPRILLVTGSPPKPCDNPIGDHYLLKGIKNKIDYCRLHGIEIVYNLAHLDKELAGYWAKLPLLRRLMLSHPEVEWIWWMDSDALFTDMVFEIPLSKYDNYNLVVHGYPDLMFEQKSWIALNTGSFLFRNCQWSLDLLDAWAPMGPKGPIREEAGRVLTAFLKGRPAFEADDQSALIYLLLSQKDQWMDKVFLENSYYLHGYWAGLVDRYEEMIEKYHPGLGDERWPFVTHFVGCKPCGSYGDYPVEKCLSSMERAFNFADNQVLQLYGFRHRGLLSPKIKRVRNETVTPLEYVDKFDIRRHPAQQS